The candidate division KSB1 bacterium genome includes a region encoding these proteins:
- a CDS encoding methyltransferase domain-containing protein has protein sequence MNVPLDWKTAEATKDMKDCLQFFEMHNVKSVLDVGCGIGIWAMFLSKAGFEVKGYDFSSNAIKFASRWAAEDSVQIEYKCCPITGNPFPREKFDGVIAAKVLDNISKDELEIAIAKIFKCLKDKDLLFCLFNPYMTPEEIKEKEKSDNPTKGITLTIYTDVELRNLFPRFKLLDFKVYEYGFRGLFLKKF, from the coding sequence TTGAATGTTCCACTTGATTGGAAAACTGCCGAAGCAACAAAAGATATGAAGGATTGTTTACAATTTTTCGAGATGCATAATGTGAAATCCGTACTTGATGTGGGCTGTGGTATAGGAATTTGGGCGATGTTTTTAAGCAAAGCGGGTTTTGAGGTTAAAGGATATGATTTCTCATCGAATGCCATAAAGTTTGCTTCGAGATGGGCAGCTGAGGACAGTGTCCAAATCGAATACAAATGTTGTCCAATTACAGGTAATCCCTTCCCTCGTGAAAAGTTTGATGGTGTTATTGCAGCAAAAGTCCTGGATAATATTTCAAAAGACGAATTAGAAATTGCAATAGCCAAAATCTTCAAATGTTTAAAAGACAAGGATCTATTATTTTGCCTTTTTAATCCATACATGACTCCTGAAGAGATAAAGGAGAAGGAAAAAAGTGACAACCCAACGAAAGGGATAACGCTTACAATTTATACTGATGTTGAATTGAGAAATCTGTTTCCTCGATTTAAATTGCTGGATTTTAAGGTATATGAATATGGATTTAGGGGCCTTTTCCTTAAGAAGTTCTAA
- the pruA gene encoding L-glutamate gamma-semialdehyde dehydrogenase encodes MPNGIFDVPYPINEPIYDYNPGSSEKAELKNTLDDMLSKEIEIPMVIGGEDVKSGNLADCRCPHDHKHLLGQYHKGDEKYVHQAIEAALEARKQWAETPWEARAAIFLKAAELLAGPYRQLLNASTMLGQSKNVFQAEIDAACEIVDFLRFNVYYMQQLYGQQVTSEGSIWNQLEYRPLEGFVFAVTPFNFTSIAANLPTAPALMGNVVVWKPASSSVYSAYYIMEWLKEAGMPAGVINMVPGPGSAIGDPAMNHPRLAGVHFTGSTATFQGMWKTVGGNIEKYKSYPRIVGETGGKNFLFVHSSADTKAVATAAIRGAFEYQGQKCSAASRMYVPESLWPSIKEFLLAMIKEIKMGDVTDFTNFMNAVIDKNSFRDITEYIDYAKNASDAEILHGGEYDDSKGYFIQPTIIQTKTPKFKTMEEEIFGPVLTVYVYPDNQYEQTLQLCDETSPYALTGAIFSQDRYAVIQASKILRNAAGNFYINDKPTGAVVGQQPFGGARASGTNDKAGSIFNLIRWVSTRTIKENFVPPKDFKYPFMQEE; translated from the coding sequence ATGCCCAACGGAATTTTTGACGTACCCTATCCAATCAACGAACCGATATACGATTACAATCCGGGTAGCAGTGAAAAAGCCGAGTTAAAGAACACACTGGACGACATGTTGTCAAAGGAAATCGAAATACCCATGGTAATTGGCGGTGAAGATGTTAAATCCGGAAATTTGGCAGACTGCCGTTGTCCCCACGATCATAAGCACCTGCTTGGCCAATATCATAAAGGTGATGAAAAATATGTTCATCAAGCTATAGAAGCTGCATTAGAAGCTCGTAAGCAATGGGCTGAAACACCCTGGGAAGCTCGCGCAGCCATTTTTTTGAAAGCCGCAGAATTGCTTGCCGGTCCTTATCGCCAATTATTAAATGCATCTACTATGCTTGGTCAAAGTAAAAATGTCTTTCAAGCAGAAATTGACGCAGCTTGTGAAATCGTCGATTTTTTGCGATTTAATGTTTATTACATGCAACAGCTTTATGGGCAGCAGGTCACTTCAGAAGGCTCGATTTGGAACCAGTTGGAATACCGGCCGCTGGAAGGTTTCGTTTTCGCAGTCACTCCATTTAATTTCACATCGATTGCCGCAAATTTGCCCACGGCCCCGGCTTTGATGGGTAATGTCGTGGTTTGGAAACCCGCATCCAGTTCTGTTTACAGCGCTTATTATATCATGGAATGGCTGAAAGAAGCTGGAATGCCGGCCGGCGTTATCAACATGGTGCCTGGACCGGGCAGCGCAATCGGCGATCCGGCGATGAATCATCCCAGGCTGGCTGGAGTGCACTTCACTGGCAGTACGGCAACGTTCCAGGGAATGTGGAAAACTGTTGGCGGCAATATCGAAAAATATAAAAGCTATCCCCGTATTGTCGGTGAAACCGGCGGTAAAAATTTCCTCTTTGTACATTCAAGCGCCGACACAAAGGCAGTCGCAACCGCAGCAATTCGCGGAGCATTCGAATACCAGGGACAAAAATGCTCGGCCGCTTCTCGGATGTATGTTCCGGAAAGCCTGTGGCCTTCTATAAAAGAATTCTTGCTTGCGATGATCAAAGAAATCAAGATGGGCGACGTTACCGATTTCACCAATTTCATGAATGCGGTTATCGACAAAAATTCTTTCAGGGATATTACTGAATATATCGATTACGCAAAGAATGCCAGCGACGCAGAAATCCTGCACGGTGGAGAGTACGATGATTCCAAAGGATATTTTATCCAACCCACAATCATCCAGACTAAAACGCCGAAATTCAAAACAATGGAAGAAGAAATATTTGGCCCGGTGTTGACCGTCTATGTCTATCCGGACAATCAATATGAACAAACTTTGCAGCTTTGTGATGAAACTTCACCGTACGCATTGACTGGCGCCATTTTCTCGCAGGATCGTTATGCGGTAATTCAAGCGAGCAAGATCTTGCGCAATGCTGCCGGAAATTTCTACATCAACGACAAACCCACTGGCGCCGTGGTGGGGCAGCAGCCATTCGGCGGTGCAAGGGCATCCGGCACCAATGACAAGGCCGGTTCGATCTTCAATCTCATCCGCTGGGTTTCAACCCGCACCATTAAAGAAAACTTTGTCCCGCCAAAGGACTTCAAATATCCGTTTATGCAAGAAGAATAG
- a CDS encoding SPASM domain-containing protein, with product MNRISFKTAQVYSNSQAKTFLPDRDDLQRYKRNGDGFEMNGNIKNWCKRLWLNSTINWDGSVAPCCFDKDAEHAFANIFREPTNFTQVWKNGKYNAFRKLVMNDRKSIEICNNCTEGLKAPYIKIIELSDL from the coding sequence GTGAACCGGATCTCATTCAAAACAGCCCAGGTTTATTCAAATAGCCAGGCAAAAACCTTCCTGCCAGATCGAGATGACCTGCAGCGTTACAAACGTAATGGCGATGGTTTCGAAATGAATGGGAATATCAAAAACTGGTGTAAGCGTCTGTGGCTGAACTCGACGATTAATTGGGATGGCTCCGTGGCGCCATGTTGTTTCGATAAGGATGCTGAACATGCGTTTGCAAATATCTTTCGTGAACCAACCAACTTTACCCAAGTTTGGAAAAATGGCAAGTACAATGCATTTCGCAAATTGGTCATGAACGACCGTAAATCCATCGAGATATGTAATAATTGCACGGAAGGCTTGAAAGCCCCGTACATCAAAATTATAGAATTATCAGACCTCTAA
- a CDS encoding SPASM domain-containing protein translates to MQDFVFRQAILSFTLRRFWNVVKSLSSFFLSIIMRKPIIWGIPPVLTVEPTNICNLKCPLCVTGNDTMLRSAGRMSFDTFRNIIDDIGDKIWYVILYHQGEPYINKDFLRCVGYAKEKGLYTETSTNVHYLNPQNAELTVQSGLDAVIVSVDGTTQESYERYRVNGKLDKVKEGIRNLVAAKKKLGSKTPYILLQFLVMKHNEHEIPEIEALARELGVDRLLKKNIQVENYQEALEWLPEKEKYQRYSVTDSDIQVRKGGKGVCPRPWLSTLMNWDGGIVPCCFDKNGKHSMGHAKDHDFEDIWVNGDYKEFRKNMLTNRKSIDICKNCNQGFGVWI, encoded by the coding sequence GTGCAAGACTTTGTGTTCCGCCAGGCAATTCTATCGTTTACTTTGCGCAGATTTTGGAATGTAGTTAAATCTTTAAGTTCCTTTTTTCTTTCTATCATTATGCGCAAACCTATTATTTGGGGTATTCCGCCAGTACTTACAGTAGAACCCACAAATATCTGCAATCTCAAATGTCCACTATGTGTGACTGGCAATGACACGATGTTAAGATCGGCTGGGCGCATGTCTTTTGATACTTTTCGAAATATTATCGATGATATCGGCGATAAAATATGGTATGTAATTTTATATCATCAAGGCGAACCTTATATCAATAAAGACTTTTTGCGATGTGTAGGATATGCCAAAGAAAAAGGGCTTTACACCGAGACCAGTACAAATGTGCATTACTTAAATCCCCAAAATGCGGAACTCACCGTTCAATCCGGATTGGATGCAGTCATCGTTTCTGTAGACGGTACAACCCAGGAAAGTTATGAGCGGTATCGGGTAAATGGTAAGCTGGATAAAGTTAAAGAGGGCATTCGTAATCTGGTTGCGGCTAAGAAAAAATTAGGCAGTAAAACTCCTTATATTCTATTACAATTTCTTGTCATGAAGCACAATGAACATGAAATTCCCGAGATCGAGGCGTTGGCTAGAGAGCTTGGAGTAGATCGACTGCTGAAAAAGAATATCCAAGTTGAGAATTACCAGGAAGCCCTTGAATGGCTGCCAGAGAAAGAAAAATATCAACGTTATTCTGTAACAGATTCAGACATACAAGTACGGAAAGGTGGTAAAGGAGTATGTCCCAGGCCCTGGTTGTCTACCCTCATGAATTGGGATGGCGGCATCGTCCCTTGTTGTTTTGATAAAAATGGCAAACATTCGATGGGTCATGCCAAGGATCATGATTTTGAAGATATTTGGGTTAACGGTGATTATAAAGAATTTCGGAAAAATATGCTAACCAACCGAAAGTCGATCGATATTTGCAAGAATTGTAACCAGGGTTTTGGGGTTTGGATTTAG
- a CDS encoding flippase-like domain-containing protein yields MKQILKRKLIYFVKVTLGLTLVTWILFLVDHEIFLEYFAQLTFGTILLIGFLSLLSLYIQYLRWKYLLNCNSDHFAKEDVIPSFLAGFTFRLMLPGGHAEISKIFLLPGKKKGKVAAFGLEKLVLTFIKLFLILIVLPLTFPQLTPYCVALLIVLMITILLIPKLRILKRFQEKETNYYTMLSFTLVFSLITFALMAGQYYILLNKVNAISLWPTAHTSIYLWGSGMIPISISGLGVREGLAVFFFNSYGINAAQAVATSLFLFALGSIIPALAGVYFISKKKEHFKELKDVVSSTRDLIKASRFRKQIMVSTHKISDQIATNHTD; encoded by the coding sequence ATGAAACAAATACTTAAAAGAAAATTAATCTATTTTGTTAAAGTCACATTAGGACTTACACTTGTAACCTGGATTTTATTTTTAGTCGATCACGAGATATTCTTAGAATATTTTGCACAACTAACATTTGGAACTATATTGCTGATTGGATTCCTTAGCCTCTTGAGTTTATATATACAGTATTTGCGCTGGAAATATCTTTTAAACTGCAATTCCGATCATTTTGCCAAAGAAGATGTCATTCCATCATTCTTGGCAGGGTTTACATTTCGACTCATGCTGCCTGGCGGTCATGCAGAAATAAGCAAAATATTTTTACTTCCAGGTAAAAAGAAAGGAAAAGTAGCTGCATTTGGTTTGGAAAAACTCGTTTTAACTTTCATAAAACTTTTCCTTATCTTAATCGTTTTGCCGCTTACTTTTCCTCAGCTAACACCCTATTGTGTTGCTCTCTTAATTGTCCTGATGATAACCATTCTCCTTATCCCCAAACTGCGCATCTTGAAGCGATTTCAAGAAAAAGAAACTAATTATTACACAATGCTTAGCTTTACCCTGGTTTTTTCGTTAATCACATTTGCTCTCATGGCAGGTCAATATTATATATTGCTCAACAAAGTAAATGCCATTTCATTGTGGCCAACCGCACATACTTCGATTTACCTATGGGGTTCAGGAATGATTCCGATCAGCATTTCCGGATTAGGTGTGCGAGAGGGGTTGGCTGTTTTTTTCTTTAATAGTTATGGCATCAATGCCGCCCAGGCTGTTGCAACATCATTGTTTTTATTTGCACTCGGCTCGATTATTCCGGCCTTAGCCGGGGTTTATTTTATTTCGAAGAAAAAAGAACATTTCAAAGAACTTAAAGATGTGGTTTCCTCAACTCGGGATTTAATAAAAGCGAGTAGATTTCGTAAGCAGATCATGGTTTCTACCCATAAAATCTCTGATCAAATCGCTACAAATCATACAGATTAA
- a CDS encoding polyprenyl synthetase family protein, whose amino-acid sequence MAISNNFESKPTFLRNEINTHLAQTISKEFPFTLYEPMRYMMAAGGKRLRPIFLLLACEAAGGKWEEGLDAAVAIELLHNFTLIHDDVMDQDDTRRGRKTVHKKWDVNVAILAGDGLIALAYKSLLRTHCNDLSRLGSLFSNTLLEVCEGQAFDKEFESEVDVSLDDYFKMIKKKTASLFAMCAELGAIIGGGTEKTISELRTFGLNLGVGFQIQDDLLDVMANEELTGKTWGSDIRQKKKTMLLIHARSEASHSDREVIEEILAKPEVDRQDVLLMKDVFQKAGTLSLSSQMLDKHFNLARKSLNEIEKSEGRLALEYFLESVINRTH is encoded by the coding sequence ATGGCTATTTCGAATAATTTCGAGTCAAAACCAACGTTCCTTCGTAACGAAATCAATACTCACCTGGCTCAGACCATAAGCAAAGAATTTCCGTTTACCTTGTATGAACCTATGCGGTATATGATGGCAGCCGGTGGTAAAAGACTCCGACCCATTTTTTTATTGCTTGCGTGTGAAGCTGCAGGCGGCAAGTGGGAAGAGGGTTTGGATGCAGCGGTAGCGATAGAATTATTGCATAACTTTACCCTGATTCATGATGACGTTATGGATCAAGACGATACCCGCCGTGGGCGGAAGACAGTCCACAAGAAATGGGACGTAAATGTTGCCATATTAGCAGGAGATGGCTTGATAGCTCTTGCTTATAAATCTTTGCTTCGAACCCATTGTAATGATTTAAGCCGGCTTGGTTCTCTTTTTTCAAATACCCTGCTGGAAGTCTGTGAAGGCCAGGCTTTTGATAAAGAGTTCGAATCGGAGGTAGATGTCTCCTTAGACGATTATTTCAAAATGATCAAAAAAAAGACGGCAAGCTTGTTTGCGATGTGTGCTGAATTAGGCGCGATTATCGGCGGAGGTACGGAAAAAACGATCTCTGAATTAAGAACATTTGGATTAAACCTGGGAGTTGGTTTTCAAATCCAGGATGATCTATTGGATGTTATGGCTAATGAAGAACTTACCGGTAAAACTTGGGGCAGTGATATCCGGCAAAAAAAGAAAACTATGTTGTTAATCCATGCCCGTAGTGAAGCTTCTCATTCTGACCGTGAAGTTATTGAAGAAATTTTGGCCAAACCGGAAGTGGACAGGCAAGATGTCCTTTTGATGAAAGATGTTTTTCAAAAGGCGGGTACTTTGTCATTGTCTTCACAAATGCTTGACAAACATTTTAATCTTGCCAGAAAAAGCTTGAATGAAATTGAGAAAAGCGAAGGCCGGTTGGCGCTTGAGTATTTTTTAGAATCCGTTATCAACAGAACACACTGA